The following coding sequences are from one Musa acuminata AAA Group cultivar baxijiao chromosome BXJ1-6, Cavendish_Baxijiao_AAA, whole genome shotgun sequence window:
- the LOC135677160 gene encoding G-box-binding factor 3-like isoform X1, producing MKSNEATTPSRANKGSSPVKLQEPLANPPYPEWAAMQAYFGAGMMPPPYFSTAVAPSHAPHPYMWGPQPLVPPFGSPYAAIYPHGGVYTHPSVPLGSHTHCQGISPSPATSEAVVLATPLSVEMPAKSSKHKDKSLVKKLKGLDGLALSGGNGIIEDRDQADGNSGYNSTEGSSDGSNGDNAEGGTKDQRRQRSEDGPSSDKAKVSERVKPGHTEETGTSSKAAAGVTGTPVITAKPVGTVLSSVPAPGMDIRVSSANKVKGIGTPVPLATGAVVPSRNRATPELWMKDERELKRERRKQSNRESARRSRLRKQAETEELALKVECLSADNTNLRSEISRLKENSDKLRLENSALTDKLKNVQSSHFGKTKSVRIPPLVAENFLSMIENQNSARPAPQEGDTSDQSGGKLHQLLNTSPRRDAVAAS from the exons ATGAAAAGCAATGAAGCTACAACTCCTTCAAGGGCCAACAAAGGATCTTCTCCTGTGAAG TTGCAGGAGCCGCTTGCAAATCCTCCATATCCTGAATGGGCAGCTATGCAG GCGTATTTTGGAGCTGGAATGATGCCACCTCCATATTTTAGCACTGCAGTTGCTCCCAGTCATGCACCTCATCCATATATGTGGGGCCCCCAG CCTCTGGTTCCTCCTTTTGGGTCACCATATGCTGCAATCTACCCGCATGGGGGAGTCTATACTCATCCCTCAGTGCCTCTT GGTTCTCATACACATTGTCAAGGGATCTCACCATCTCCAGCAACAAGTGAAGCAGTAGTG CTGGCAACTCCTTTAAGTGTAGAAATGCCTGCAAAGTCATCAAAACATAAAGATAAAAGCCTGGTAAAAAAACTTAAAGGGCTTGATGGTCTTGCCTTGTCTGGGGGCAATGGCATCATCGAGGACAGAGATCAGGCTGATGGGAACAG TGGGTATAACAGCACAGAAGGCTCAAGTGATGGAAGCAATGGAGATAATGCAGAAGGG GGAACAAAAGACCAAAGAAGGCAAAGATCTGAAGACGGACCATCCTCAG ACAAAGCTAAAGTTAGCGAACGGGTCAAACCTGGTCACACTGAGGAAACAGGTACATCCTCAAAAGCAGCTGCAGGTGTTACTGGAACACCTGTTATCACAGCAAAACCAGTAGGAACTGTTCTTTCATCTGTCCCAGCACCAGGGATGGACATAAGAGTTTCCAGTGCCAACAAAGTGAAAGGCATTGGCACACCTGTCCCACTGGCAACTGGTGCTGTGGTCCCCAGCCGTAATAGAGCGACTCCTGAACTCTGGATGAAG GATGAGAGAGAACTAAAAAGGGAAAGGAGGAAACAGTCTAACAGAGAATCAGCTAGGAGGTCAAGGTTGAGGAAACAG GCAGAAACCGAGGAACTTGCTTTGAAAGTTGAGTGCCTGAGTGCTGACAATACGAATCTCAGATCTGAAATTAGTCGCCTGAAGGAGAATTCAGATAAACTGAGATTGGAAAATTCTGCCCTAACG GATAAGCTGAAGAATGTGCAGTCAAGTCATTTTGGTAAAACGAAGAGTGTGAGAATCCCGCCGTTGGTTGCCGAGAACTTCTTATCAATGATAGAAAACCAAAACTCTGCTAGACCGGCACCACAAGAGGGTGACACCAGCGACCAGTCTGGTGGGAAGCTTCACCAGCTTCTGAACACCAGTCCACGAAGAGATGCCGTGGCAGCAAGCTGA
- the LOC135677160 gene encoding G-box-binding factor 3-like isoform X2, with translation MKSNEATTPSRANKGSSPVKEPLANPPYPEWAAMQAYFGAGMMPPPYFSTAVAPSHAPHPYMWGPQPLVPPFGSPYAAIYPHGGVYTHPSVPLGSHTHCQGISPSPATSEAVVLATPLSVEMPAKSSKHKDKSLVKKLKGLDGLALSGGNGIIEDRDQADGNSGYNSTEGSSDGSNGDNAEGGTKDQRRQRSEDGPSSDKAKVSERVKPGHTEETGTSSKAAAGVTGTPVITAKPVGTVLSSVPAPGMDIRVSSANKVKGIGTPVPLATGAVVPSRNRATPELWMKDERELKRERRKQSNRESARRSRLRKQAETEELALKVECLSADNTNLRSEISRLKENSDKLRLENSALTDKLKNVQSSHFGKTKSVRIPPLVAENFLSMIENQNSARPAPQEGDTSDQSGGKLHQLLNTSPRRDAVAAS, from the exons ATGAAAAGCAATGAAGCTACAACTCCTTCAAGGGCCAACAAAGGATCTTCTCCTGTGAAG GAGCCGCTTGCAAATCCTCCATATCCTGAATGGGCAGCTATGCAG GCGTATTTTGGAGCTGGAATGATGCCACCTCCATATTTTAGCACTGCAGTTGCTCCCAGTCATGCACCTCATCCATATATGTGGGGCCCCCAG CCTCTGGTTCCTCCTTTTGGGTCACCATATGCTGCAATCTACCCGCATGGGGGAGTCTATACTCATCCCTCAGTGCCTCTT GGTTCTCATACACATTGTCAAGGGATCTCACCATCTCCAGCAACAAGTGAAGCAGTAGTG CTGGCAACTCCTTTAAGTGTAGAAATGCCTGCAAAGTCATCAAAACATAAAGATAAAAGCCTGGTAAAAAAACTTAAAGGGCTTGATGGTCTTGCCTTGTCTGGGGGCAATGGCATCATCGAGGACAGAGATCAGGCTGATGGGAACAG TGGGTATAACAGCACAGAAGGCTCAAGTGATGGAAGCAATGGAGATAATGCAGAAGGG GGAACAAAAGACCAAAGAAGGCAAAGATCTGAAGACGGACCATCCTCAG ACAAAGCTAAAGTTAGCGAACGGGTCAAACCTGGTCACACTGAGGAAACAGGTACATCCTCAAAAGCAGCTGCAGGTGTTACTGGAACACCTGTTATCACAGCAAAACCAGTAGGAACTGTTCTTTCATCTGTCCCAGCACCAGGGATGGACATAAGAGTTTCCAGTGCCAACAAAGTGAAAGGCATTGGCACACCTGTCCCACTGGCAACTGGTGCTGTGGTCCCCAGCCGTAATAGAGCGACTCCTGAACTCTGGATGAAG GATGAGAGAGAACTAAAAAGGGAAAGGAGGAAACAGTCTAACAGAGAATCAGCTAGGAGGTCAAGGTTGAGGAAACAG GCAGAAACCGAGGAACTTGCTTTGAAAGTTGAGTGCCTGAGTGCTGACAATACGAATCTCAGATCTGAAATTAGTCGCCTGAAGGAGAATTCAGATAAACTGAGATTGGAAAATTCTGCCCTAACG GATAAGCTGAAGAATGTGCAGTCAAGTCATTTTGGTAAAACGAAGAGTGTGAGAATCCCGCCGTTGGTTGCCGAGAACTTCTTATCAATGATAGAAAACCAAAACTCTGCTAGACCGGCACCACAAGAGGGTGACACCAGCGACCAGTCTGGTGGGAAGCTTCACCAGCTTCTGAACACCAGTCCACGAAGAGATGCCGTGGCAGCAAGCTGA